The Salvelinus sp. IW2-2015 linkage group LG31, ASM291031v2, whole genome shotgun sequence genome window below encodes:
- the LOC111956068 gene encoding protein JTB isoform X2, protein MGRMESDCRIPMLCLRPRVLALHALFWGLVSLRVFGAALLSEEKTTVARPVTTPCWQMEEFVVAVEXSRCTAFQSSWAACXQTGYVERINCTKSNKDEYKSCRSTLMEEHLFWKFEGAMLGLTILFALVVVARQRSLDRLASEKVRRQIESI, encoded by the exons ATGGGGAGGATGGAGAGCGATTGCAGAATCCCCATGTTGTGCTTGAGGCCCAGAGTCCTGGCTTTGCATGCACTCTTCTGGGGTTTGGTGTCTCTCAG AGTGTTTGGTGCAGCTCTGCTGAGTGAGGAGAAGACCACAG TGGCCAGGCCGGTAACCACCCCCTGTTGGCAGATGGAGGAGTTTGTGGTTGCGGTGGAATGRTCCCGGTGCACCGCTTTCCAGTCG TCATGGGCAGCATGTARTCAGACGGGATACGTGGAGAGGATCAACTGCACCAAGTCTAATAAAGATGAGTACAAGAG CTGCCGCTCTACCCTGATGGAGGAACACCTTTTCTGGAAGTTTGAGGGAGCCATGTTGGGCCTTACCATACTGTTCGCCCTCGTAGTGGTCGCTAGGCAACGTTCGCTGGACCGGCTTGCCTCCGAGAAAGTCCGCAGGCAAATCGAGTCCATCTAG
- the LOC111956068 gene encoding protein JTB isoform X1, with protein MGRMESDCRIPMLCLRPRVLALHALFWGLVSLRVFGAALLSEEKTTVARPVTTPCWQMEEFVVAVEXSRCTAFQSKSWAACXQTGYVERINCTKSNKDEYKSCRSTLMEEHLFWKFEGAMLGLTILFALVVVARQRSLDRLASEKVRRQIESI; from the exons ATGGGGAGGATGGAGAGCGATTGCAGAATCCCCATGTTGTGCTTGAGGCCCAGAGTCCTGGCTTTGCATGCACTCTTCTGGGGTTTGGTGTCTCTCAG AGTGTTTGGTGCAGCTCTGCTGAGTGAGGAGAAGACCACAG TGGCCAGGCCGGTAACCACCCCCTGTTGGCAGATGGAGGAGTTTGTGGTTGCGGTGGAATGRTCCCGGTGCACCGCTTTCCAGTCG AAGTCATGGGCAGCATGTARTCAGACGGGATACGTGGAGAGGATCAACTGCACCAAGTCTAATAAAGATGAGTACAAGAG CTGCCGCTCTACCCTGATGGAGGAACACCTTTTCTGGAAGTTTGAGGGAGCCATGTTGGGCCTTACCATACTGTTCGCCCTCGTAGTGGTCGCTAGGCAACGTTCGCTGGACCGGCTTGCCTCCGAGAAAGTCCGCAGGCAAATCGAGTCCATCTAG